In Bos mutus isolate GX-2022 chromosome 10, NWIPB_WYAK_1.1, whole genome shotgun sequence, a single window of DNA contains:
- the LOC102279421 gene encoding olfactory receptor 4K2, which translates to MMDLVNKSTVSDFVLLGLSKSWKLQTFFLVVFSLFYVTTMVGNSLIVITVISDSHLHFPMYFLLTNLSIIDMSLASFATPKMITDYLSGHKTISFDGCITQIFFLHLFTGTEIILLMAMSFDRYIAICKPLHYASIISPQMCVALVVVSWVVGVMHSMSQVIFALTLPFCGPNEVDSFFCDLPVVFQLACVNTYVLGLFMISTSGIIALSCFILLFSSYVIVLVTIRNHSSKGTSKVLSTCTAHFIVVFMFFGPCIFIYMWPLSSFLIDKILSVFYTIFTPILNPVIYTLRNQEVKTAMRKLKNKLLNSNKATPLHYF; encoded by the coding sequence ATGATGGATTTGGTGAACAAGTCTAcagtttctgattttgttttgctAGGACTCTCTAAATCCTGGAAACTACAGACATTTTTCCTCGTGGTGTTTTCGCTCTTTTATGTGACAACAATGGTGGGTAATAGCCTCATAGTCATCACAGTGATATCAGACTCTCATCTGCACTTCCCCATGTACTTCCTGCTTACCAACCTTTCCATCATTGATATGTCTCTTGCTTCCTTTGCAACCCCTAAGATGATTACAGACTACCTCAGTGGACACAAAACCATCTCCTTTGATGGTTGCATCACCCAGATATTTTTTCTACACCTTTTTACTGGCACTGAGATTATTTTGCTAATGGCCATGTCTTTTGATAGGTATATTGCAATATGCAAGCCTCTCCACTATGCTTCAATCATAAGTCCCCAGATGTGTGTTGCCCTTGTGGTGGTTTCCTGGGTTGTAGGAGTCATGCATTCAATGAGCCAGGTCATATTTGCTCTCACATTGCCCTTCTGTGGTCCCAATGAGGTAGATAGCTTTTTCTGTGACCTTCCTGTGGTGTTCCAACTAGCATGTGTAAATACTTATGTCCTGGGCCTCTTTATGATCTCAACAAGTGGCATCATTGCCTTGTCCTGCTTTATTCTTCTATTCAGTTCTTATGTTATTGTCTTGGTTACTATCAGAAATCATTCTTCAAAAGGAACATCTAAGGTTCTTTCTACCTGCACAGctcatttcattgtggttttcatgttCTTTGGGCCCTGCATCTTCATCTATATGTGGCCACTAAGCAGTTTTCTGATAGACAAGATTCTATCTGTGTTTTATACCATCTTTACTCCCATTCTGAACCCAGTAATCTATACTTTGAGAAATCAGGAAGTGAAAACAgccatgaggaaactgaagaataAGCTTCTAAATTCTAACAAGGCAACTCCATtgcattatttttag